A section of the Bryobacteraceae bacterium genome encodes:
- the truB gene encoding tRNA pseudouridine synthase B: MKVCAAAARTPRGALHLMNETLNGVIVVDKPAGWTSHDVVNKVRRIAGTRKVGHLGTLDPPATGVLPLLLNRATRLAQFFSAGQKVYEGVIRFGYATTTYDADGEPLGEDQAPELTWEDVERALKPFHGTFLQTPPPVSAKKIHGRPAYELARKQVPFELKPVEVTVHSIEILGLDGCRLKLRVRCSPGTYLRAIAHEAGQILGCGAFLETLRRTVSGPFGESQANTIEELERLAAEDRLGEALIPAAELLPEFPTQIVDSITETQIRQGRDFRVSPFRGASGAKYVKAVNGRGELVAIGEAAMPNVYHPVVVL, encoded by the coding sequence ATGAAAGTTTGCGCCGCCGCGGCGCGTACGCCCCGCGGCGCCCTCCACCTCATGAACGAAACACTGAACGGCGTCATCGTCGTCGACAAGCCCGCCGGCTGGACCTCGCACGATGTGGTGAACAAGGTGCGGCGCATCGCCGGCACAAGAAAAGTGGGACACCTGGGTACGCTGGACCCGCCCGCCACCGGCGTCCTGCCGCTGCTCCTGAACCGCGCCACTCGGCTGGCACAGTTTTTCAGCGCGGGCCAGAAGGTCTACGAGGGCGTCATCCGCTTCGGCTACGCCACTACGACCTACGACGCCGACGGCGAGCCGCTGGGCGAAGACCAGGCGCCGGAGCTCACCTGGGAAGACGTGGAGCGCGCGCTGAAGCCCTTCCACGGGACGTTCCTCCAGACGCCGCCGCCCGTCTCGGCCAAGAAAATCCACGGCAGGCCGGCCTATGAGCTGGCCCGGAAACAGGTCCCCTTCGAGCTCAAGCCCGTGGAGGTCACCGTGCATTCCATCGAGATCCTCGGGCTTGATGGATGCCGCCTGAAACTGCGCGTGCGTTGCAGTCCGGGCACTTACCTGCGCGCCATTGCCCATGAAGCCGGGCAGATCCTCGGCTGCGGCGCCTTTCTTGAGACGCTGCGGCGGACCGTTTCCGGCCCGTTCGGCGAGTCCCAGGCGAACACCATCGAGGAGCTGGAGCGCCTGGCCGCGGAGGACCGGCTCGGCGAGGCGCTGATCCCCGCGGCCGAGCTGCTGCCGGAATTCCCCACGCAGATCGTCGACTCGATCACCGAGACGCAGATCCGCCAGGGGCGCGATTTCCGCGTCTCGCCCTTCCGCGGGGCCAGCGGGGCGAAATACGTGAAAGCGGTGAACGGCCGCGGCGAGCTGGTGGCCATTGGCGAGGCCGCCATGCCGAACGTCTATCACCCGGTGGTCGTCCTGTAG
- a CDS encoding ABC transporter ATP-binding protein, with protein MQEEVSLQRPFDSRLTRRLLALVLPWWPWVLVALVCLLANSAMQILSPLLVKIAIDRYLAPAPGMTLPWLEERLPAEPIPGLAHISLIYFAILAAGLLLDFSQQLIMQRTGQHAMFALRRKILAHLHELDLRFFDTNPVGRLVTRVTSDVDALNELFASGLVSLLGDTLVLAFILLAMFRLSPALTLLMLVALPAVFGVTWLFRRAVTESNRRIRAAVARINSFLQEHISGISVLQLYNREARAARDFAAVNAAHRDAYFDAIRAYGWFYPAIEFISVLTIASLLVAGGWQVRRDTLSLGVLVAFFQYAMRVFRPIQDLSERYNILQTALAAAERIFQLLDTPVEIRPPERRRPLPDTIAPIEFDHVWFAYKDEEWVLRDVSFRIEPGEVIAVVGHTGAGKTTLTNLLLRFYDVQRGAIRIGGMDIREFDPRELRRRFGVVLQDPTLFTGTIADNIRLGSLHVTEEAIEMAAGQVNLLDFIEQLPSGFEHPVRERGAGLSTGQKQLISFARALAHDPQYLILDEATSSVDTETELKVREALEKMVEGRTSIIIAHRLSTIQRASRIFVMHKGQLREVGTHQELLARRGIYWKLYQLQYRDQEIRR; from the coding sequence GTGCAGGAAGAGGTCTCGCTCCAACGACCGTTCGACTCCCGTCTGACGCGCCGGCTTCTGGCCCTCGTCCTGCCCTGGTGGCCCTGGGTGCTGGTGGCGCTCGTGTGCCTGCTGGCGAACTCGGCGATGCAGATTCTATCGCCGCTGCTCGTCAAGATCGCCATTGACCGGTATCTGGCACCGGCGCCCGGCATGACGCTGCCGTGGCTGGAAGAGCGGCTGCCCGCCGAGCCGATTCCGGGCCTGGCTCACATCAGCCTGATCTACTTTGCCATTCTCGCCGCCGGACTGCTGCTGGATTTCTCCCAGCAGCTCATCATGCAGCGGACGGGCCAGCATGCGATGTTCGCGCTGCGGCGGAAGATTCTCGCCCACCTGCACGAGCTGGACCTGCGATTTTTCGACACGAACCCGGTGGGGCGGCTGGTGACGCGCGTGACCAGCGACGTGGACGCGCTGAACGAACTGTTCGCTTCGGGGCTCGTGTCGCTGCTTGGGGACACGCTGGTGCTCGCCTTCATCCTGCTGGCGATGTTCCGCCTCAGCCCGGCGCTCACGCTGCTGATGCTGGTGGCGCTGCCGGCGGTGTTCGGCGTCACCTGGCTGTTCCGCCGCGCGGTGACGGAGAGCAACCGCCGGATCCGCGCGGCGGTGGCGCGAATCAACAGCTTCCTTCAGGAACACATTTCGGGCATCAGCGTGCTGCAGCTCTACAACCGCGAGGCGCGGGCCGCGCGCGACTTCGCCGCCGTCAATGCGGCGCACCGCGATGCCTACTTTGACGCGATCCGCGCGTACGGGTGGTTTTATCCCGCCATCGAGTTCATCTCGGTGCTGACGATCGCGTCGCTGCTCGTCGCCGGCGGGTGGCAGGTCCGCAGGGACACGCTGTCGCTCGGCGTGCTGGTGGCGTTTTTTCAGTATGCGATGCGGGTTTTCCGGCCCATCCAGGACCTGAGCGAGCGCTACAACATCCTTCAGACGGCCCTGGCCGCCGCGGAGCGCATCTTCCAGCTTCTGGACACGCCGGTAGAAATCCGCCCGCCGGAGCGCAGGCGCCCGCTGCCGGACACGATCGCCCCGATCGAGTTCGACCACGTGTGGTTCGCCTACAAGGACGAGGAGTGGGTGCTGCGGGACGTCAGCTTCCGCATCGAGCCGGGCGAGGTGATCGCGGTGGTCGGCCATACGGGGGCGGGCAAGACGACGCTCACCAACCTGCTGCTGCGCTTTTATGACGTGCAGCGGGGCGCCATCCGCATTGGCGGCATGGATATCCGCGAGTTCGACCCGCGCGAGCTGCGGCGCCGCTTCGGCGTGGTTCTCCAGGACCCCACGCTGTTCACGGGAACCATCGCCGACAACATCCGCCTCGGCTCGTTGCATGTGACCGAAGAGGCCATCGAGATGGCAGCCGGCCAGGTGAATCTGCTTGACTTCATCGAGCAGCTCCCCAGCGGGTTTGAACACCCGGTGCGCGAGCGCGGGGCGGGACTCTCCACAGGGCAAAAGCAGCTCATCAGCTTCGCCCGGGCGCTGGCTCACGACCCGCAGTATCTGATCCTCGACGAGGCCACCTCGAGTGTCGATACGGAAACCGAACTCAAAGTGCGCGAGGCGCTCGAAAAGATGGTGGAGGGCCGGACGTCGATCATCATTGCCCACCGGCTGTCCACCATCCAGCGCGCGAGCCGGATTTTCGTGATGCACAAGGGACAGCTCCGCGAAGTGGGCACGCATCAGGAGCTGTTGGCGCGCCGCGGCATCTACTGGAAGCTGTACCAGCTTCAGTACCGGGATCAGGAGATCCGCCGCTGA
- the aas gene encoding bifunctional protein Aas: MLQTVVRFLLKLLYRLEVRGQPPRTGLVIANHQSFLDAPILWSMLPRDALWLVHTQVMQQWVFRFLIRAADYIVIDVTNPMGIKEAMAALEAGRAVVIFPEGRVTVTGGLMKIYDGPAFIAAKTGAPVAVAVIDGAVRARGFTRMRGDFPLQWLPKIRVTWFPPRVLEMPEGRTGKERRRAASEEMRRMLQRAICEARPRRTLTEAFLEAIAIYGRGRDLVEDAGGTKMTYGRLLRGALALGRLAEKFTREGETVGVMMPNAAATLALVLGLMARRRVPAMLNFTSGAEGLQSALRAAGIRTVITSRAFLERAKLDPVIERLEGAQVVFLEDLRDRLTLADKLWLLGFALRLPRLAVRRAQPEEPAAVLFTSGSEGRPKGVVLSHWNILSDIEQALAVLDVTPADRIFSAMPVFHSFGLMAGFLLPVVSGIRVFLYPTPLHYAVIPELFYDRDATVMFATPTFLKHYARRAHPYDFRRTRLLVAGAEKLTPDVEQIYMEKFGLRILEGYGATECSPVISVNTPLRARRGTVGEPLPLVETRLEPVEGLEQGGILHVRGPNVMLGYLRESRPGVLEPPESIFGKGWYSTGDLAVIEDGMIRLLGRLKRFAKVAGEMVALELPERIAEQASPRHQHAALARPDAARGEMIVLATEDPALGRDALQAAARALGAPELAIPRRIVFIEKLPLLATGKKDYPRIAAMVEELLETRGR; encoded by the coding sequence ATGCTCCAGACCGTGGTCCGCTTTCTGCTGAAGCTCCTCTACCGGCTCGAGGTGCGCGGCCAGCCGCCGCGCACGGGGCTCGTCATCGCCAATCATCAGTCCTTTCTCGATGCGCCGATCCTGTGGTCCATGCTGCCGCGCGATGCGCTCTGGCTGGTGCACACGCAGGTGATGCAGCAGTGGGTCTTCCGCTTCCTGATCCGCGCCGCCGACTACATCGTCATCGACGTCACCAACCCGATGGGAATCAAGGAAGCGATGGCCGCGCTGGAAGCCGGCCGCGCCGTGGTGATCTTTCCCGAAGGCCGCGTCACCGTCACCGGCGGGCTGATGAAGATTTACGACGGACCGGCTTTCATCGCCGCAAAGACGGGCGCGCCGGTCGCCGTTGCCGTCATTGACGGGGCGGTGCGCGCGCGCGGCTTCACGCGGATGCGCGGAGACTTTCCTCTCCAGTGGCTGCCGAAGATCCGCGTCACATGGTTCCCGCCGCGCGTGCTCGAAATGCCGGAGGGCCGCACCGGCAAGGAGCGCCGCCGCGCCGCCAGCGAAGAGATGCGGCGCATGCTGCAACGCGCCATCTGCGAAGCGCGCCCGCGGCGCACGCTGACAGAGGCCTTTCTCGAGGCCATCGCCATTTATGGGCGCGGCCGCGACCTCGTCGAGGACGCCGGCGGGACGAAGATGACCTACGGGCGGCTCCTGCGCGGCGCACTGGCGCTCGGGCGGCTCGCGGAAAAATTCACGCGCGAAGGCGAAACGGTGGGCGTGATGATGCCGAACGCCGCCGCCACCCTTGCGCTGGTGCTTGGTCTGATGGCGCGGCGGCGCGTGCCCGCGATGCTCAACTTTACCTCCGGCGCCGAAGGCCTCCAGAGCGCCCTGCGGGCAGCCGGCATCCGCACCGTGATCACCTCGCGCGCCTTTCTCGAGCGGGCGAAGCTCGACCCGGTCATCGAGCGGCTTGAAGGCGCACAGGTCGTCTTCCTCGAAGACCTGCGCGATCGGCTCACGCTGGCGGACAAACTCTGGCTGCTCGGATTCGCGCTGCGCCTGCCGCGCCTGGCGGTTCGCCGCGCGCAGCCGGAGGAGCCGGCCGCGGTGCTTTTCACTTCGGGCAGCGAGGGCAGGCCGAAGGGCGTCGTGCTCAGCCACTGGAACATCCTCAGCGACATCGAGCAGGCGCTGGCGGTGCTGGACGTCACGCCGGCCGACAGGATCTTTTCCGCGATGCCCGTCTTCCACAGCTTCGGGCTGATGGCCGGATTCCTGCTGCCCGTGGTGAGCGGCATTCGCGTCTTCCTGTATCCCACACCGCTGCATTATGCGGTAATCCCCGAGCTCTTCTACGACCGTGACGCCACGGTGATGTTCGCCACGCCCACGTTCCTCAAGCATTACGCGCGCCGCGCGCATCCTTACGATTTCCGGCGCACGCGCCTGCTGGTGGCAGGCGCGGAAAAGCTCACGCCGGACGTCGAACAGATCTACATGGAAAAATTCGGGCTGCGCATTCTGGAAGGCTACGGCGCTACAGAGTGCTCGCCGGTGATCAGCGTGAATACGCCACTGCGGGCGCGGCGCGGCACGGTGGGCGAGCCGCTGCCGCTGGTGGAGACGCGGCTCGAACCGGTGGAAGGCCTGGAGCAAGGCGGCATTCTGCACGTGCGCGGGCCGAACGTGATGCTCGGCTACCTGCGCGAGAGCCGCCCCGGCGTTCTGGAGCCGCCCGAGTCGATCTTCGGCAAAGGTTGGTATTCGACCGGCGATCTGGCGGTGATCGAAGACGGCATGATCCGCCTGCTCGGGCGGCTGAAACGGTTTGCCAAAGTGGCCGGAGAGATGGTGGCGCTCGAGCTGCCGGAGCGGATCGCCGAGCAGGCCTCGCCGAGGCACCAGCATGCGGCGCTGGCGCGGCCGGACGCGGCGCGCGGCGAGATGATCGTGCTTGCCACCGAGGATCCGGCGCTGGGCCGTGATGCGCTCCAGGCCGCCGCGCGCGCGCTGGGCGCGCCGGAGCTGGCCATTCCGCGCCGCATCGTTTTCATCGAGAAGCTGCCGCTGCTGGCCACCGGAAAGAAGGATTATCCGCGGATCGCCGCCATGGTGGAGGAGCTGCTTGAAACACGCGGACGATGA
- a CDS encoding oxidoreductase, whose amino-acid sequence MYDAGVRPRYNRNVAATWMTAEGSRRFAARFPHARDNAFYRLAQGCLLSGIGIGTYLGAPSDADDARYTETVRAAVSAGVNVIDTAINYRHQRSERSIGRALRELFESGAAARDELLVCTKAGFLTPGAVPDGALDSPATVGRMHSLAPEFLEDQLARSLANLGLKAIDVYYLHNPETQLRFISEEQLEERLAAAFARLEQFCREGRIGAWGVATWDGLRLKEGAPGRLSLVRLVELARQAAGEDCHFRFVQLPFNLAMPEAFTRSHHEGAPLLEVAARLGITVIASAPLLQARLAQGLPEPVRRAFPECRTDAQCALQFARSAPGVTTALAGMSSAAHVEENLALAGVPPAPLERWMTLFESRP is encoded by the coding sequence GTGTACGACGCCGGAGTGCGCCCCCGTTACAATCGGAACGTGGCCGCGACGTGGATGACCGCCGAAGGCAGCCGGCGTTTTGCCGCACGCTTTCCGCATGCAAGGGACAACGCCTTCTACCGGCTGGCCCAGGGATGCCTGCTGTCGGGAATCGGCATCGGCACGTACCTGGGCGCCCCTTCGGACGCCGACGACGCCCGCTACACGGAGACGGTGCGCGCCGCGGTTTCGGCGGGCGTCAACGTCATTGACACGGCCATCAACTACCGCCACCAACGCTCCGAACGCTCAATCGGCCGCGCGCTGCGGGAGCTGTTCGAGTCCGGCGCGGCAGCGCGCGATGAGTTGCTGGTGTGCACGAAGGCAGGCTTTCTGACGCCTGGGGCCGTGCCCGACGGCGCGCTCGACTCCCCCGCCACCGTGGGCCGCATGCACTCGCTGGCGCCGGAGTTCCTCGAAGACCAGTTGGCGCGCAGCCTTGCCAACCTGGGTCTGAAAGCAATTGACGTCTACTACCTGCACAATCCGGAGACGCAGCTCCGTTTCATTTCCGAAGAGCAGTTGGAAGAGCGGCTGGCCGCCGCCTTCGCGCGGCTGGAGCAGTTCTGCCGCGAAGGCCGCATCGGCGCCTGGGGCGTGGCCACCTGGGACGGACTGCGGCTGAAGGAGGGCGCGCCGGGACGCCTTTCGCTTGTGAGGCTTGTGGAGCTGGCGCGGCAGGCAGCCGGCGAGGACTGCCATTTCCGCTTCGTTCAGCTTCCCTTCAACCTGGCCATGCCTGAGGCGTTCACGCGTTCGCACCATGAGGGCGCGCCGCTGCTTGAAGTGGCCGCACGGCTGGGCATCACCGTCATCGCCAGCGCTCCGCTGCTCCAGGCACGGCTGGCCCAGGGGCTGCCCGAGCCGGTGCGCCGCGCCTTTCCGGAGTGCCGGACGGACGCGCAATGCGCGCTGCAATTCGCGCGGTCGGCGCCAGGCGTGACGACGGCGCTGGCCGGGATGAGTTCGGCGGCGCACGTCGAGGAGAATCTCGCGCTGGCGGGCGTGCCGCCCGCGCCGCTGGAACGATGGATGACGCTGTTCGAGTCCCGGCCATGA
- a CDS encoding MFS transporter, translating into MKHADDENALLRREQRAWYMYDFANSAFSSTVVTLFLGPYLTALAKTAADAEGMVRPLGIPVDARSYWGYLISLSVLSQVAALPVVGAIADASLNKKRILGGLAYTGAAATIAMSWLTDGMYLLGGLLFLVANLAFGASIVVYNSFLNDIAPPQERDAVSSRGWGIGYLGGGILLGLNLLLYQNAARLGLDEAMAVRISLGSAGAWWAFFTVIPMMGLRARGAAYPPAREVWKSGFVQLARTLRSLGRYRQALLFLMAYLLYNDAVQAVITLSGQFGADYLGMPMADLTLAILMVQFVAFAGALAFQRMAEKLGAYRTVMGSLFVWTALMCGVFFIRNSRDFFIAAALVALIMGGTQALSRSLFSVMIPKGKEAEFFSLYEISDKGTSWVAPLIFGLVMQFTGSYQWAILSLVLFFLAGIAVLARVDVSRGKEEAQQMR; encoded by the coding sequence TTGAAACACGCGGACGATGAGAACGCCCTGCTCCGGCGGGAACAGCGCGCCTGGTACATGTACGATTTCGCCAACTCGGCGTTTTCGTCGACGGTGGTGACGCTGTTTCTGGGGCCGTATCTGACGGCGCTGGCGAAGACGGCGGCGGACGCGGAAGGGATGGTGCGTCCGCTGGGCATTCCCGTCGATGCGCGCAGCTACTGGGGCTATCTGATTTCGCTCTCGGTGCTGTCGCAGGTGGCGGCGCTGCCGGTGGTGGGCGCCATCGCCGACGCGAGTCTGAACAAGAAGAGAATCCTCGGCGGGCTGGCATACACGGGCGCTGCGGCCACAATCGCCATGTCCTGGCTCACCGACGGGATGTATCTGCTCGGCGGGCTGTTGTTTCTGGTGGCCAACCTCGCCTTCGGCGCGTCGATTGTCGTCTACAACAGCTTCCTGAACGACATCGCGCCGCCACAAGAGCGCGACGCCGTTTCCAGCCGCGGCTGGGGCATCGGTTATCTCGGCGGCGGCATTCTGCTGGGGCTGAACCTGCTGCTGTATCAGAACGCCGCGCGGCTGGGCCTGGACGAGGCCATGGCGGTGCGCATCAGCCTGGGCTCGGCCGGGGCATGGTGGGCTTTCTTCACCGTGATCCCGATGATGGGCCTGCGCGCTCGAGGCGCGGCGTATCCGCCAGCGAGGGAGGTGTGGAAGAGCGGGTTTGTCCAACTGGCGCGCACGCTGCGCAGCCTGGGGCGTTACCGGCAGGCGCTGCTGTTCCTGATGGCCTACCTTCTCTATAACGACGCCGTGCAGGCCGTCATCACATTAAGCGGTCAGTTCGGCGCGGACTACCTCGGGATGCCCATGGCCGACCTGACGCTGGCGATTCTGATGGTGCAGTTCGTGGCGTTCGCGGGCGCGCTGGCGTTCCAGCGCATGGCGGAAAAGCTGGGAGCATACCGCACGGTGATGGGGAGCCTTTTCGTGTGGACCGCGCTGATGTGCGGCGTATTTTTCATCAGGAATTCAAGGGATTTTTTCATTGCAGCGGCCCTGGTGGCGCTGATCATGGGCGGTACCCAGGCGCTAAGCCGCTCGCTGTTTTCCGTCATGATTCCGAAAGGAAAAGAGGCCGAATTTTTCTCGCTGTATGAGATCAGCGATAAGGGCACCAGCTGGGTGGCCCCGCTGATTTTCGGGCTTGTGATGCAATTTACCGGCAGCTACCAGTGGGCGATTCTCAGCCTGGTTCTCTTCTTTCTCGCCGGCATCGCCGTGCTGGCCCGCGTCGATGTGAGCCGCGGCAAGGAGGAGGCGCAGCAGATGCGATGA